A genome region from Eurosta solidaginis isolate ZX-2024a chromosome 2, ASM4086904v1, whole genome shotgun sequence includes the following:
- the LOC137240828 gene encoding RNA-binding protein 7, producing the protein MWQAQQIAAIQLANQMLHAMSAPSNYTLNQRSPHFAYDDNNAAGDASDDEDDEQSRTLYVGNLEDRVTEDLLYEIFLQAGPIESVRIPKDNNGRQRSFGFVVYTHRCTPSYALKLFTGLTLYRKSVTIKLQGETNAGNKRRSLPNECERYGMPRPNDNTMLRSTSYPNFYDSSLNEYNKLSSPISSNPFRTNSPDFSCLTGVGGKNGGNSGCGTSKNYDRGGGRDRSERDRRMDRDRGNNHGRNHPYQRDDRRLRDDGQRKRR; encoded by the coding sequence ATGTGGCAGGCACAACAAATAGCTGCTATACAGCTAGCAAACCAAATGCTGCATGCAATGTCTGCACCGTCCAACTACACGTTGAATCAGCGGTCACCTCATTTTGCATATGATGACAACAACGCTGCAGGGGATGCATCCGACGATGAGGACGATGAACAGAGCCGCACGCTTTATGTTGGAAATTTAGAAGATCGTGTCACTGAGGATTTACTATACGAAATTTTCTTGCAAGCTGGACCCATTGAATCGGTACGTATACCAAAGGACAATAATGGACGTCAGCGTAGTTTCGGCTTTGTAGTATACACACATCGTTGTACGCCATCTTATGCACTAAAATTATTCACTGGATTGACTCTCTATCGAAAATCAGTAACAATAAAATTGCAAGGTGAAACAAATGCTGGAAATAAACGACGTTCGTTACCCAATGAATGTGAACGTTATGGTATGCCACGTCCCAATGATAATACCATGCTACGTAGCACTAGCTATCCCAATTTCTATGATTCAAGTTTAAATGAGTATAATAAACTATCATCACCGATCTCTTCTAATCCTTTCCGTACGAATTCACCAGATTTCAGTTGTTTGACTGGTGTGGGTGGCAAGAATGGTGGAAATAGCGGTTGCGGGACGAGTAAAAATTATGATCGGGGTGGTGGTAGAGATCGCAGTGAAAGGGATAGAAGAATGGATAGAGATCGAGGCAATAATCATGGACGAAATCATCCCTACCAGCGTGATGACCGTCGTTTACGTGATGATGGTCAACGTAAACGCAGATAA